One genomic segment of Virgibacillus doumboii includes these proteins:
- a CDS encoding GNAT family N-acetyltransferase, whose amino-acid sequence MESKAYWNYDADFLKACEAALTISKEDIKGQHVYVLEEDNDIIGFFSLVNEGKEYSLDFFFMRTQYIGKGFGGILWEGVIRVAWALGITSFLIDSDPYAKGFYENMGAVHIGDTPSTVFNNRQLPQMRYEINRSKEC is encoded by the coding sequence ATGGAATCAAAGGCTTACTGGAATTATGATGCGGATTTTTTAAAAGCATGTGAAGCGGCTCTGACCATCAGCAAAGAGGATATCAAGGGCCAGCATGTTTACGTTTTGGAAGAGGATAATGACATTATTGGATTTTTTTCCTTGGTGAATGAGGGCAAGGAATACAGTTTGGATTTCTTCTTTATGCGAACGCAATATATCGGGAAGGGCTTTGGAGGAATTCTCTGGGAAGGTGTAATAAGGGTAGCCTGGGCTTTAGGTATTACCAGTTTTTTAATTGACAGTGATCCTTATGCAAAGGGCTTCTATGAAAATATGGGCGCTGTTCATATCGGGGATACACCTTCTACTGTTTTCAATAATAGGCAGCTTCCACAAATGAGATACGAGATTAATAGATCAAAGGAGTGTTGA